TCATATGAGAAAATCAGATAATCACAGCCGCAACTTTTATTTTTATAGATTACCACGCCTCTGGACCAATTATAAACCATGAACTGCTACGCCCTTCTATAAActtcaaaaattatttttatggcCACTTTGAGCAAAATTTTGTTTCATGTACGTACTCTTTTCTATGCCTACATAGTAGTAGatgtaacaaatcacccactgtacaCACTTAAAATATGCAATCTACAAAATAATCGTACACATGCTATAAACTGTTGTAATACTGTGTGTTGAACAAtatttaaataaataataataaattatatagttGTATTGACAAATTTTCTACACCATACTTGACAAGCTAGCTTGAAACAACACTTTGCTTGCTTGCTCACTTGTTTGATGTTCATTAGTCACTATACCTTGTGCTGGACACACATGTGATTTCAATTGGTTAAACACAGATAATAAAATGTACTGAGATTTTAATTTGGTGAGTTTGCAAGCATCCACCGAATCTCTAATTTTAATTCCACACCAAAATTTCTCTTATATGGTATATGGTATGTATTTAATCCATATTTGTCAGTAAATTCATATCTTGTTTGTGTAGCCCCACTAACTATATATAGCTGTCTACTTTCCCAAGAGCTAGTACAAGTATAACTGATTCACTATCTCAGTAATGTACCACTTCATATAACAATCTGCTCAGTTTCAAAATATCTCTCAAGAACTATGCCCCAAGAATTTTGCATGCGTAACTCAATACTGTCAGAAACACTCATTAAAAATTCCCTTGTATACTGTGGTactattatatgtatatacttgACAACATTGTAATGACTTACTCCACCAGAAACTGATGTCCATCCAACACCAATTCCTAACACAAATCTTCCAGTAAATAGGAGTGGTCTGAATACAGGACCATCAGTGGCCACAGTTAGGATAATCAATAACCACCCAATAGTATAGGGGATACTGCAAAGGATGATGGATAGCTTACGTCCAAAGTAGTCAAATAACCATCCACCAAATGGTGCAGTGATCATAGCTCCTGCTAGTATTGTTATCTGTTAATAGCAGGAAAAATTATTGCATGGCTAACCAATAATACTATAAATACgtagtagctacataatatGATAGACACATCAAGACATAtggtggtagtgtgttgtgcagtcaagaaagctggtgcgtcatattgacagaaagaaaaaaaatcagtTTTCATGCCTGCATATATAGTTGtatggtcccttctccaaagcactcCATTTTTGCATTATCACTGTCCGCTAGGTAGGGTAGGCTACACAGCAAATTAGATTAAATTTGCTCTGGCCATTCATGAGATATGGGTGGAgtgaattaaatttttttttatatcaacataattatttcaatTTTTTCTTCGTTGTTGCAGTTTATGGGAGTCTtgattattcttttcacacatGCACTGTAAAAGTTGTCATAAATTACAAATGCATGATTCAAttacattacaaataaatagCTGATAAGAGTGAATTCATATACTAAGTttgcaaggaatctgataaatatccacaGTGCTATGAATGTTTATTTGTATTAAAAAGATTGAaatttgtcatggctacagggcaAACCACTTATGAAATTTGTTGTGCACATAGGCTAGCCATTTTAGAAGtgtcttttgatggtttgaaaagcaaAGCAGTAACAGCTACAGAATTATAaagaaaaaaccaaacaactgcaAATCATGGgttgggatactctaatagaacagtcaccttggGGTGCATAACAATGTCGAAATGATTTACCAGAGTTCTCAACCACTGAGCATTATGGaacaatggaaatggactgcccgtccacatgcaaatatgcctgaatCCAGGacgaatttatttggagtgtgGCCTTAAACTATATAGCACAAGAACCATCTTCAACAGAGAAGTATAGGAAACCTTTCACCATTCAGAGATTGCGTCACTCATAATAGCCAAGTGTAGGGATATAAttttattatctatggtttaccATATACAGCTATAGCACCATTATTTTGACCTCAAGCCACATGTAGATCTCATTGTTATGTATTGCTAGAAACCTACCTGGTGAACGTATGCATGTCTTACAAGATCAACCTTTAAAATATTTCCATCCACGTGAGCTGCACATAAGTGTGTTATTTTGCTGATTTATACATATGTGAAAAACTACATTTGATATTGCTACAATGTTTTAAGAAATTGTGAAAAAAGGGTAGGGTCTTCAATAGcctaaagttgtgaaattaaaaggTGCATGGTGAccatgaaatggctgtaatTATGTTAATGCGAATAatttaagttgcaaaaaataacaccaatgcTGACTTTATAGCacactgacatgtgagctgacactaTTACAAAATTGCTCttactgagcctgtacagaatAACCAGAAattaatggaagaatacagaataatggaagaTTCTGAGctggtggatgggaaacagagaatttatttggagtggcctaagggtCAGGGGGTTTGGATGGTTTACCAGGATGCCTTTTAATATGGTATACAGATGCATCCCCACACCATTTTGCCCTCTACTCACTGTAAACACAAGCAATCAAAGAAACATCAGCAGCTGAGTAGTGCTGCGAATGTGAAGTCGAACACTGTATCTTCAACTTCACATATGGTATGGTATTGTCTCCTGGCTGAATGGGAGTAGCAGGTGAATGGTCTCAATGAAATACATGCATGGTGACTTCATCGTAGGTGCATTAATCCCATGCATACCTGGGGTCAGTGATATCTGGTTCAGACTGGTTGCACTGATGGTGGAGCATTTCATTATTGAATGCATCACTTACATTGAAAGCATCCTGAAATGCTATTCTCCTCAGTGATCTGTAGCCTACTGTATCCTTGTCCTTGAGCTTGCTAAGTACAGGGGAAGTAAAGCCAAGCGAAAATCCTGACAAGATCACTGCATGTACGGCTACGACACACACGTACGTCACAGTCCATAAACGAGCTTTTCCTGGGAATTGCTTTAGGTCACTAGAATCGTTTAACAAAAGATCAGACTCTTCGTGATCGCTGTCAGATATTGCAGACAACTTCGGCATTGTGACGACTTAAAATTAAATCTGAGACACGAACACTCCCACTTGcaaattttaaataattttatgtgctCTTTATTAGAGTCAGTCAACCCACAATACTGAGATCTTGATGagatacacacatgcatgcatttaaGTAGACCCTTTACTTTCTGTACACTAGAGAAACCAATCTATAGCTACTGGAGAATTTTTGCTATAGCTACACTAGCTAGTCTGTGCCGTACACCTCAAGTCACAAAACTAGAATCTGGCCTTGCTAGAATCATATGGAATAATCTCAGTAGCTCAGTACATGATAGAAGAATGCTTGTTATGGGAATTTGTGAGATGTCTGACTGATTTTGACAATAAAATCACAAACAGGAGCAcacaaaattatgccagcataaattttgcatgcaattaAGTAGCATCAACTGCCGCGGTGGTGGGGTTCAAGACAATTCCGCATACTGTGCCTATATTAGATTGAAGTGAATATCTCCAGTCCAGTTACTGGTTGAATTTGACCGCCTTATACATCCCTAATTACTATGAGACAATTGCTGGGCCACTACCAGCTTTCTACAATCAAGAATCTGCTTAATTATATATCTTAtatttttccttgccatgcccacattggTTCCATTCGTGGACCTATTTGTGATTGCATGTTGTCCAAGGACTCACATGCTTACaatttttgttattgttttgttgtactgtacatattttcatcattCATGATGGCTTTTCTCTCTCTCACAGTGCTAATCACAatcagtaatacatgtacatgtaccttTATGAAAAATTACATTCGTTAGATTATTTCTGCATAATAGTAATTTAGCTAGTAGTACAGGCATTTTAACAGGAATATTGGGTCaaccttaaactaattgcaacaaaagcaaactcaatagattttgtttccttattatgtcctcattgacagaaaaaaagtcctaaggaatcctcCTGGGGGAACAATGTGAAAATCATTGAAATAGAAACCCACTTTTTTGCTTCTTAATGCTTTTATGGTTTCACAGTATTTATTGTTATATCTCAGCTAGGATGTTACCTGTATCAAAACTTAATATACCATTATAAAGCTCTTGCAAAGACAAATCTTTTGCTACTAAAATTATCACTCTAGGATAATGTGTTAACAAGTTATAATCATATACATTGTATCTTGAGTTTGCctactttttgtacatgttTTGCAACGTTAACTACTGTGGTAACACCTTATTGAGCTTGAATGTTCTGTTGTGGATGCATGAAATATCATGCCAGATTCGCTTTCATAAGGAAGAAAGTTGTGGGATGTCAGCTGTGACCTACCAAAAGCTAGTAGATCTAAAGACTCAGGACTGCTATGAAAATCTTGATGTCCTATGGAAAACATCTGTCATGTTTGGAGCTCCCAGACCTGCATGGTCAGGAATGATGCAGTTTGTACATCAGGGTCACCACCCAGGTAGGGCATCTATTATGTTCTTGCCCATAATAGACATGAATCCCAGTGACAGCACATACATTTACTCCACCCTCATGTTCATCAGTAATCATGCACGAAGGCATGGTGTTACCCCAATCCTAACATTTGACCAGCCACTGTGGTGGAAAGCTACCATGATTGTTGAATCTGAACCTGAGGGAAGTAATCTAAGAGAAATTGTTTTGCGTCTTGGTGGTTTCCAAACTGAGATGAACTTTCTGGGATGTATTGGACATTTAATGGATTCATCTGGACTGCAAGAAATGCTGGAGTCAATCTATGCACCCAATGCAGTTGTTCACATGCTGAGTGGCAAGGCTATTGCACGAGCTGTACGTGCACACTTCATTGTTGATGCAGCCCTCAATGCTCTGATACTGAGAAGAGTGCTCAATGCTCCTCTACCATGCCAACCTGAAACACCAGAAAGCAATGATGATAACGATCCAGACGTTGCCGAATCTGCTGATGTAGGTAATAGTCAATACTTGGATGAAGCCCACACCTTTTATGATAAGTTAATGTCAGGAGATATTTGTGCTGAAGAAGCACAATCCTCCTGTGTTCTGGAAAAAATCAAGGATAGTCTTAAGAAGAATGCAGAGTCCATGAGGAAATCTTCCAGAACTTCAGCTTTGTGGATTCAGTACATGAGCATGATGGACATTTTACGCAAATTTATCAGAGCAGAGCATACAGGTAACTGGGAGTTACATCTGCAGTCCATCCAAGCTATGCTTCCATACATGGCAACTTCAGGTCACAACTCCTACACTAAATCTGGCATGCTGTATTTGCAGCAGATGTCGACCCTCCCGACTCAACATCCCAATGTTCTGCAACATTTCAGTGAGGGATTACATGTGATCCGAAGAAGCAACCGTCTGTGGGCAGGCCTTTCATCTGACCTTGTCATTGAGCAAGTTTTGATGAGAAGCTTAAAGACCAGTGGAGGTCTCACACGTGGACGTGGAATGACTGAAAATCAGCGTCTATTGTGGCTGCTGTCAAGGCCTGCCTGTGCAGAAGTTAATCAGGCAATGCAGGATCTCACCGGGGTTAACTACAACACTGGGGAGCAGAATAAGGATATAACAACAGCAAGACAAGCACGTGACTGGAAAGACACATTAATTGTACTCCAGTATTTGCAAGAAAGGAACCCATTTAGCATGGACCCAAGTCTGAGAAGCATTTCCACTGGAGTGCATGCCCACCCCGCTGTCAATGTTGATGAAGCAGCAGCAGTCGGGGACATGATATTGACACAAATGAATGGGACTACACCTGCTAAGTATACATTTCAGAAAAAAAACCAGGTAGTCACTCTTGGTTTGAAGTCATCTTCTGTCAAGATTGATGGGGATAGAATTCAGATTGACCCACTGCTTCTCTTTCAAAGACTTACTACTGTCATGCAATCATCAGATGATCTGGAGTTAGCCTTCAAGCATGAGTTGTGCAGCTATCCACCTGCTCTCTTTGATTCCTCTCTTTTGCTCCATGAAGCAGACAAGCCAGCAGTTGCTGATGCAATATGGAAGATTTGTGAAAGTAGTGTCCCAGTAGATATCCCAGATGATGGCATTCAGTATGTCCTGGATGGTGGAGCACTTTTACAACGCATCCCATGGTCTCGCGGTTCTACATATGGAGACATCTGCCACCAGTACACAGAATATGTAGCAAGAAAGTACATGGATGCCATAGTTGTATTTGATGGCTATGAAAATATTAATACAAAACATATGACACATCAGAGACGATCCAAAGGAAAGGCTGGTGCAACTGTGACAGTTGCTGCTAACATGACCACTACAATGAAGAAGGACCAGTTTTTGGCCAACCAAAAGAATAAGCAGCAATTCATTTTTTTGTTGAGTGCAGAACTGGAGAAGAACAACTGCAAAACTTACCATGCACCTGGAGATGCTGATCTTTTGATTGTTCAGAAGGCTGTTCAATCAGCTACTACCAGTAacactgtgctagttggtgaAGACACTGACCTCATTGTCCTGCTCTGCTACCATGCAAGACTTGATTCCCATGACCTCTTCTTTCGTCCTGAgccaaaaaaaaacacaaaaaaagCTTCGTGTCTGGAATATCAGAGCCACAAAAGAAAAGCTTGGTCAAGACATGTGCAACAACATCCTCTTCATCCATGCTATTCTTGGGTGTGACACAACATCACGTCTCTACGGGGTTGGAaaggggtcattccataccaaatcaacaaaaaaaaatctggacccctttcgattttagtgaaatttggcacaaacatggcccctttcaagaaacgttctcacaccaaaatttggctcatttcataggtctccctttaagttatgaccactcaaagtttctgctgaaaattttattttgcttacatgtcttcaataaaatggccataactttgcttgtgattgacgtagaaacatctggtttagatttttgaaatgcttattaaattctctttcaggtgatatataatgttttataatcgttcaaaggaaaaggtaaaaccacaaaaatgtagctttttcctttgatcttaattttcaaaaatatatattctttaattaaatatatttttggtttacatgttgctctaataactaccattcatcactgtgagtttaaagttgggaccaatagtaaatcatgagttataagtgttaatgtgtagccttgtaatcactgttgtttgtatggttcaaatACGCAAAGATGCAATACgaattgcaagtaactttatataatagtacatcacaattattttatacattgttggtttgtaagtaaagttaatttgtttcttttttgtaagaaaacccagtaaaagcttgtaattaaatacatatactcaagtaatttaccccttatcaagcttgtatatattgtttctgattatgacaCCAAGTCGAATATTCAAGTTCACTATTTCATCatatagtagtgaaatattgaacttgatgagattttcactagctacagtaactgctactgttagcatttaatgctgattgttgatatgcaagtacgtattttgatacacaaatgtagctatagtggaaactgtctaagccagtaaggccaattttttttggccttaataatgtaggtggctatttatatagtttgatgtgtacaaatcttttacttgaacaatttaaagttggcccttaatagaaaggtggcctttcattacaggtggctgctaagacaagttccactgtaatttgaaacacttacaaataaaacaatgttatgtagctgcattcacacaggcatgaatgtttcaatattgtaatctactagagctTTTCTAACAAGTAGTAATGAACAACTGATGTAGTATTAACATTCTTTTCAACTTAtaccttcaaaaattcaattgtgtactgatatcaatgtatCAAGTTtccatgtgaatgattgtagaggctgtcatgcaatatgcaccagtTTTAGTCTCAACTTTTACTATGACActctgatttaactttgaagttagttgcgttgaccctttctttaatcgattgttgatgtatttcacttaaagctatagatatgcatcagtgtgcaattgctgtagtgaacctttgtacaatgtaatttctatggaacatttctatgattctatgattttcaattatagaatcaaattatgagctacattgctatttttatcatgatacagttgatgtatggagtttaagccagttaccttagggccaaaatttaTGGGCCTTAATGTGtaggtagctgcttaatacatttgcataagtgtacagcaacaatttaaaattggccttattggagtggtggcctttctatacaggtggccactttccactctattccatcaaatttttaaTTTGACGAGTAAGACAATAcatagtggttttagaagtgtacatttttccagcaaaggcattATTTATAGGTTCAAACATataaaggtggcctttaagtggCCATGCAGTAGTAGGCATTCCCTTTCAGAGTATGATTCagagtgatatacagtgtaacatatcttagcagctaccttaaaggccacctttttataagggccaacttaaaatagaatatttctactctaatgcaactatatgaagcagctatctaggtattaagaccaagaagctttggatatcactaagacatgACATTTCaattccactttacatgtacatatgtatgaataactgTGTCGTGTGCATCCATTATACACGCgtataagattggaaactatcatcataatctgtggccgaatattattgtacagtaagtaaaattgaaagaatacattggaatatcattagttgttcagtaaatcccttataaatatagctacctctgtaataagaccacctctatttataggacactgaacttacagcaaaaacataatcagtgattattttattaggcagccttattattgctccaactttcttagctttaaaagtggctctgttagtatggtttcagtgtactgagcccttgtcaatacaaaccctaactattttaatgcataaaatgatttttgacatactaatataaggtaacttgcaattggtattggaaattacaCTAAAAATACcgtacaaacagcagtgattacaaggctacacattaacacttataactcatgatctactattggtcccaactttaaactcacagtggtgaatgatgggtattagagcaacatgtaaaccaaaaataaatttaatcaaagaatatatatttttgaaaattaagatcaaaggaaaaagctacatttttgtggtttgaccttttcctttgagcaattataaaacattatatatcacctgaaagagaatttaataagaatttcaaaaatctaaaccaaatgtttctacgtcaatcacaaacacagttatggccattttattgaagacatgtaagcaaaataaaattttcagcagaaactttgagtggtcataacttaaagggagacttatgaaatgagccaaattttggtgtgagaaagtttcttgaaaggggccacgtttgtgccaaatttcatgaaaattgaaaagggtccggatttttttttgttgatttggtatggaatgacccaaagGGGACATCCCTTAGCAAGTTCAAAGCAAGCAGTATGTTCCGTGAGCAGGCAAAGGTGTTCCATTCTAATTCAGCTTCCACACATGATGTGATAGATGCAGGAGAGAAAGCTCTAGTACTAGTCTACAATGGAATGTCAACTGACACATTGGATTCCCTCCGACATAAACGATTCTGTGAAAAAGTAGCTTCAAAAACATCCCATGTAAAACCACAATCATTGCCACCAACTTCAGCAGCAGCAAAGTACCACAGCCTTCGCGTGTACCTTCAAGTTCAAGAATGGAAAGGATCAGCTGCAGAACTTAATCCCATAGACTGGGGATGGCAGGAGTGTGAAGAGGGATTTGTGCCACTTCAAACATCACTACCTCCTGCTCCTGAACATCTGCTACGGGTGATTAGATGCAACTGCCAGACTGACTGCAGTACATTAAGATGCTCATGCAAGAAACACAACATTGAGTGTACTCTCGCTTGTGGTAACTGCAAGGGAACTGGGTGCACAAACACATCttatgataatgataatgaacCTGTTGAGTAGTTATACACAGACTGACATTTGCTACAATCTCTTTGATTGATATCACCtgtattaattatattattttgataATAACTTGTTAACACATTATCCTAGAGTGATAATTTTAGTACCAAAAGATTTGTCTTTGCAAGAGCTTTTTAATGGTATGTTAAGTTTTGATACAGGTAGCATCCTAGCTGAGATATAACAATAAATACTGTGAAACCATAAAAGCGTTAAGAAGCAAAAAAAAAGTGGGTTTATGTTTCAGTGATTTTCACATTGTTCCCCCACgaggattccttaggactttttttctgtcaatgaggacataataaggaaacaaaatctattgagtttgcttttgttgcaattagtttaaggttCACTCACATATTGACTGTACTATAGCAGTTAAACCCGTTTATAAACAAAATGGCTGTTATAGctatacagcaaataaattataTTAATGAAATAACAATTTGTTACAGTATATAAACACATCTATTATAAATTTAGTCTTCTTGATCTTTTTTCCATAAAAGAACGTTCAATGTCTTCTAAGGATTTTCCTTTCGTTTCAGGAATAAAAAATGCTACAAATAATGCACCAAGAAAACATATAAAACTGAATGTCCAATAAGCACCCCATGGCTTCACTGCTTCCTGGTAATTATCAAACAGTGCACCAATGATAATGGAAGAGCCCCAGCTAACAAATAATGCTATACCAACTCCAACACCTCGTACACGCAATGGAATTATCTCGGGCATCAGCAAACGTGAAGCAGCTGATAAACCAGCAGAATAACTAGCCACAAATATAGCTATGCTGACAATAGCCAGTGGGTAAAGGTGATCTTTACACTTTGAGTCATTGGGTGGATGACAGTATGGTTTGTTGTTGAGAAACTCATATGTACCCATTGTACCATGGGCAAGACACattataatacaactaccaatCATCAACTTTCGTCTACCAAATAAGTCAGCTATAAACACTCCAACTAATGATGCTATGATCTGTACACCTCCAGTTGATAAAGATGAAGTTAGTCCTGGTGACTTTACTTCAGCT
The nucleotide sequence above comes from Dysidea avara chromosome 3, odDysAvar1.4, whole genome shotgun sequence. Encoded proteins:
- the LOC136248347 gene encoding uncharacterized protein, with protein sequence MRSLKTSGGLTRGRGMTENQRLLWLLSRPACAEVNQAMQDLTGVNYNTGEQNKDITTARQARDWKDTLIVLQYLQERNPFSMDPSLRSISTGVHAHPAVNVDEAAAVGDMILTQMNGTTPAKYTFQKKNQVVTLGLKSSSVKIDGDRIQIDPLLLFQRLTTVMQSSDDLELAFKHELCSYPPALFDSSLLLHEADKPAVADAIWKICESSVPVDIPDDGIQYVLDGGALLQRIPWSRGSTYGDICHQYTEYVARKYMDAIVVFDGYENINTKHMTHQRRSKGKAGATVTVAANMTTTMKKDQFLANQKNKQQFIFLLSAELEKNNCKTYHAPGDADLLIVQKAVQSATTSNTVLVGEDTDLIVLLCYHARLDSHDLFFRPEPKKNTKKASCLEYQSHKRKAWSRHVQQHPLHPCYSWV
- the LOC136248348 gene encoding uncharacterized protein, which codes for MQYELQGTSLSKFKASSMFREQAKVFHSNSASTHDVIDAGEKALVLVYNGMSTDTLDSLRHKRFCEKVASKTSHVKPQSLPPTSAAAKYHSLRVYLQVQEWKGSAAELNPIDWGWQECEEGFVPLQTSLPPAPEHLLRVIRCNCQTDCSTLRCSCKKHNIECTLACGNCKGTGCTNTSYDNDNEPVE